One window of the Rhizobiaceae bacterium genome contains the following:
- a CDS encoding DMT family transporter — MSASDDRATPLSAILLVFATGILFTGLDTGAKYLVLSGMSAPFIAWVRFFSHLLLVLILFRSWHHTAMFRFNSLPQQILRGVFLFGSTVFNFAALRTLQLAETTSIFFFAPMVITALAGPLLGEWAGWRRWMAVLVGFAGVLVITRPGFHAFSIGHVYALSATLSYCFYVIMTRRMSATENPPSLIFYSALAPAVLMAPAVPFTASAPPTAVAWLLLLSLGFFGGFGHWLLIQAYRQASATALAPYPYLQMVWMMISGYLVFGQLPDGWTLVGAAIIVLSGLYIVHREHRLRLRDRSTPSAEDSELAKKL; from the coding sequence TTGAGCGCATCCGACGATAGAGCCACGCCACTTTCGGCGATCCTGCTCGTTTTCGCGACAGGCATACTCTTCACCGGTCTCGACACCGGGGCGAAGTATCTCGTGCTTTCCGGCATGTCGGCGCCCTTCATCGCGTGGGTGCGGTTCTTTTCGCATCTCCTGCTGGTCCTGATCCTGTTCCGGAGCTGGCATCACACGGCGATGTTCCGGTTCAATTCGCTGCCGCAACAGATATTGCGGGGCGTTTTCCTCTTCGGCTCGACCGTGTTCAATTTCGCCGCGTTGCGGACATTGCAACTTGCGGAAACGACGTCGATCTTTTTCTTCGCGCCCATGGTGATCACGGCGCTGGCCGGGCCGCTGCTCGGCGAATGGGCAGGGTGGCGCCGCTGGATGGCCGTGCTGGTCGGCTTCGCCGGCGTGCTGGTGATCACGCGCCCGGGCTTCCACGCCTTCTCGATCGGGCATGTCTATGCGCTCAGCGCGACGCTGAGCTACTGCTTCTACGTCATCATGACGCGGCGAATGAGCGCCACCGAGAACCCGCCGAGCCTGATCTTCTATTCGGCGCTGGCGCCTGCCGTGCTGATGGCGCCGGCCGTTCCGTTCACCGCCTCGGCGCCGCCGACGGCGGTCGCATGGCTTCTGCTGCTCAGCCTCGGCTTCTTCGGCGGTTTCGGACACTGGCTGCTGATCCAAGCCTACCGGCAGGCTTCGGCGACGGCGCTCGCGCCCTATCCCTATCTCCAGATGGTCTGGATGATGATCTCCGGATATCTGGTTTTCGGGCAGTTGCCGGACGGATGGACGCTTGTCGGCGCCGCGATCATCGTCCTCAGCGGGCTCTACATCGTGCACCGCGAGCACAGGCTCAGACTGCGCGACCGGTCCACGCCCAGCGCCGAAGACAGCGAGCTGGCAAAAAAGCTTTGA
- a CDS encoding MarR family transcriptional regulator — MAKSDRSATMARLQSATRLARTALAARLLDHGFYAGQDQIMLALSQLDGQTPGQLAGKLGVRPPTITKTINRLQAQGVLDKRASEEDARQAHIFLTERGREAIRAIEKSVRKTEKQAFKGMDKKEQKTLAKLLARVESNLSANAVAELEDDEADE; from the coding sequence ATGGCAAAGTCGGATCGAAGCGCAACCATGGCGCGACTGCAGTCGGCGACGCGCCTCGCGCGAACGGCGCTCGCCGCGCGTCTGCTCGACCACGGCTTCTATGCCGGGCAGGACCAGATCATGCTGGCCCTTTCGCAGCTCGACGGACAGACGCCGGGCCAGCTCGCCGGCAAGCTCGGTGTGCGTCCGCCGACGATCACCAAGACCATCAATCGCCTTCAGGCGCAGGGCGTGCTGGACAAGCGCGCTTCGGAAGAGGACGCGCGGCAGGCGCATATCTTCCTGACAGAACGGGGACGGGAAGCCATCCGGGCGATCGAGAAGTCCGTGCGCAAGACCGAAAAGCAGGCGTTCAAGGGCATGGACAAGAAGGAGCAGAAAACGCTCGCCAAGCTGCTCGCCCGCGTCGAGAGCAATCTTTCAGCCAACGCCGTGGCCGAGCTCGAGGACGACGAGGCGGACGAGTGA
- a CDS encoding fumarylacetoacetate hydrolase family protein, translating to MSELNLAAKDILPTDGPGLLVGRVWPNERGGPCPVLVDGEVLRDLSALSPTMSGLLERPTQEIAAAASPSIGRLDDFLSNGFDKGPAGQLLAPCDLQAVKAAGVTFAGSMLERVIEERAKGEPERAEAIRRELAPVVGESLRGVQPGSEKAAKVKALLQERGLWSQYLEVGIGPDAEVFTKAQPMSSVGCGAKVGVNPISSWNNPEPEVVLAVNSRGEIRGATLGNDVNLRDVEGRSALLLGKAKDNNGACAIGPFIRLFDDTFALSDVESAAISLNILGADGFELAGESLMSAISRPPADIVGQTIGKNHQYPDGFMLFLGTMFAPVKDRKAAGQGFTHDAGDRVTISSPKLGALVNIVDRCDAIDPWTFGTRALMENLAKRGLLA from the coding sequence GTGTCGGAACTCAATCTTGCCGCAAAGGACATTCTGCCCACGGACGGGCCGGGGCTGCTCGTCGGCCGTGTCTGGCCGAATGAGCGCGGCGGTCCTTGCCCGGTGCTCGTCGACGGCGAGGTGTTGCGCGACCTTTCCGCGCTTTCGCCCACCATGTCGGGTCTGCTCGAACGGCCCACGCAGGAGATTGCCGCTGCGGCATCGCCTTCAATCGGCAGGCTGGACGATTTCCTGAGTAACGGCTTCGACAAGGGGCCTGCCGGGCAGTTGCTCGCCCCCTGCGACCTGCAAGCCGTCAAGGCCGCCGGCGTCACCTTCGCCGGCTCAATGCTCGAACGCGTCATCGAGGAGCGCGCCAAGGGCGAGCCCGAGCGCGCCGAGGCCATCCGCCGCGAGCTCGCGCCGGTTGTCGGCGAGAGCCTGCGCGGCGTGCAGCCGGGCTCCGAAAAGGCGGCGAAGGTCAAGGCGCTGCTTCAGGAGCGCGGGCTCTGGTCGCAATATCTCGAAGTGGGCATCGGCCCGGACGCCGAGGTCTTCACCAAGGCGCAGCCCATGTCCTCGGTAGGCTGCGGCGCCAAGGTCGGCGTCAATCCCATATCGAGCTGGAACAATCCGGAGCCGGAGGTTGTGCTGGCCGTCAATTCGCGGGGCGAGATCAGGGGCGCGACGCTCGGCAACGACGTCAACCTGCGCGACGTGGAAGGCCGCTCCGCCCTTCTGCTCGGCAAGGCGAAGGACAACAACGGCGCCTGCGCGATCGGCCCGTTCATCCGCCTTTTCGACGACACCTTTGCGCTTTCCGATGTGGAGAGCGCCGCGATCTCGTTGAACATTCTCGGCGCGGACGGCTTCGAACTCGCCGGCGAGAGCCTGATGAGCGCGATCTCCCGGCCGCCGGCCGACATCGTCGGCCAGACGATCGGCAAGAACCATCAATATCCGGACGGGTTCATGCTGTTCCTGGGAACGATGTTCGCGCCGGTGAAGGACCGCAAGGCGGCTGGGCAGGGGTTCACTCACGATGCCGGCGACCGCGTCACCATATCCTCGCCGAAGCTGGGCGCGCTGGTGAACATCGTCGACCGCTGCGACGCCATCGACCCCTGGACCTTCGGCACGCGCGCGCTGATGGAGAATCTGGCGAAGCGCGGATTGCTTGCCTGA
- a CDS encoding GTP-binding protein: MADASVHQIPVTVLTGYLGAGKTTLLNRILSENHGKRYAVIVNEFGEIGIDNDLIVESDEEIYEMNNGCVCCTVRGDLIRVVEGLMRRPGRFDAIVVETTGLADPVPVAQTFFMDEDVRSKTRLDAVVALVDAKHLPLRLKDSKEAEDQIAFADVVVLNKTDLVTPEELARVEATVRAINPTAKIHRTERSGVNLAEVLDRGAFDLSRALENDPHFLEADDHDHDHVCGPDCDHDHHHHDHHHHAHGGASEIHDVTVKSISLRGGEMDPKRFFPWIEKVTQSQGPNILRLKGIIAIKDDPDRYVLQGVHMIIEGDHQRPWKDGEKHESRLVFIGRGLDEAVLRRSFEACQAA; the protein is encoded by the coding sequence ATGGCCGACGCATCCGTCCATCAAATCCCCGTAACCGTCCTGACCGGCTACCTCGGCGCGGGCAAGACCACGTTGCTCAACCGCATCCTCTCCGAGAACCACGGCAAGCGCTACGCCGTGATCGTCAACGAATTCGGCGAGATCGGCATCGACAACGATCTGATCGTGGAATCCGACGAAGAGATCTACGAGATGAACAATGGCTGCGTCTGCTGCACGGTGCGCGGCGACCTGATCCGCGTCGTGGAAGGGCTGATGCGCCGTCCGGGCCGCTTCGATGCGATCGTGGTGGAGACGACCGGTCTCGCCGACCCGGTGCCCGTGGCGCAGACTTTCTTCATGGATGAGGACGTGCGCTCAAAGACCAGACTCGACGCCGTGGTGGCGCTGGTCGACGCCAAGCATTTGCCGCTCAGATTGAAGGACTCCAAAGAAGCAGAGGACCAGATCGCCTTCGCCGACGTCGTCGTGCTCAACAAGACCGACCTTGTCACGCCGGAGGAATTGGCCAGGGTGGAAGCGACCGTCCGCGCCATCAACCCGACCGCGAAAATCCATCGCACCGAACGGTCTGGCGTGAACCTCGCCGAAGTTCTCGACCGCGGCGCCTTCGACCTCTCGCGCGCTCTGGAGAACGACCCGCATTTCCTCGAGGCCGACGATCACGACCATGATCATGTCTGCGGTCCCGACTGCGACCACGATCACCACCATCATGACCATCACCACCACGCCCATGGCGGCGCGTCGGAAATCCATGACGTGACGGTGAAGTCGATCTCGCTGCGCGGCGGCGAGATGGACCCGAAGCGCTTCTTCCCGTGGATCGAGAAGGTGACGCAGTCGCAGGGTCCGAACATCCTGCGGCTGAAGGGGATCATCGCCATCAAGGACGATCCCGACCGCTATGTGCTGCAAGGCGTCCACATGATCATCGAGGGCGATCACCAGCGGCCGTGGAAGGATGGCGAGAAGCACGAGAGCCGGCTCGTCTTCATCGGCCGCGGTCTGGACGAAGCCGTTCTTCGCCGGAGCTTCGAGGCATGCCAAGCGGCTTGA
- a CDS encoding WD40 repeat domain-containing protein, with protein MPTVAPLDLDGHCLAAGFLGEVPFFCLADGSIHRLDHGHKHEAVHDGLLCAEFDAVGRRLITGGEDGKVVATKPGGSFETLAEAGKKWVTSVAAGPQEAVAWAVGRSAFCRLPDGKVKEFSHPRSVEGLAFSPKGMRFAVARYNGATLHFPATDGKPTELEWAGAHTGVTFSPDGAFLVTTMQENALHGWKLTDGKHMRMAGYPAKVKSLSWSVKGRWLASSGAPAAIVWPFTGKDGPMGKAPLELGTRGNVMVTSVACHPTEEVVAIGYTDGMVLAARFTDQKEVLLRRPGKGAVTAMTWDAEGRRVAFGSEAGDCGVIDVAG; from the coding sequence ATGCCCACTGTCGCCCCTCTCGATCTTGACGGACATTGCCTCGCCGCGGGCTTTCTCGGCGAGGTGCCATTCTTCTGCCTCGCCGACGGCTCTATCCACCGGCTCGACCACGGCCACAAGCACGAAGCGGTCCATGACGGCCTGCTTTGCGCAGAGTTCGATGCGGTCGGCCGGCGTCTGATCACAGGCGGCGAGGACGGCAAGGTCGTTGCGACGAAACCGGGCGGATCGTTCGAAACGCTGGCCGAAGCCGGGAAGAAATGGGTGACGAGCGTCGCCGCGGGTCCGCAAGAAGCCGTCGCCTGGGCGGTCGGGCGATCGGCGTTCTGCCGTCTGCCGGACGGCAAGGTGAAGGAGTTTTCGCATCCGCGCTCGGTCGAAGGGCTCGCCTTTTCGCCCAAGGGCATGCGCTTCGCCGTCGCCCGCTACAATGGCGCGACGCTGCACTTTCCCGCCACCGACGGCAAGCCGACGGAGCTGGAATGGGCCGGAGCCCATACCGGCGTCACCTTCTCACCGGACGGCGCCTTCCTCGTCACAACCATGCAGGAGAATGCGCTGCACGGCTGGAAGCTCACCGACGGCAAGCACATGCGCATGGCGGGCTATCCGGCAAAGGTGAAAAGCCTGTCATGGAGCGTCAAGGGCCGTTGGCTGGCGAGTTCCGGCGCACCGGCGGCCATCGTCTGGCCCTTCACCGGAAAGGACGGCCCCATGGGCAAGGCGCCGCTGGAACTCGGCACGCGCGGCAATGTGATGGTGACGTCGGTCGCCTGCCATCCGACCGAGGAGGTCGTCGCCATCGGCTATACGGACGGCATGGTGCTGGCCGCCCGCTTCACGGACCAGAAGGAAGTGCTGCTGCGTCGTCCCGGCAAGGGAGCCGTCACCGCGATGACCTGGGACGCCGAGGGCCGCCGCGTCGCCTTCGGCAGCGAGGCTGGCGACTGCGGCGTCATCGACGTGGCCGGCTAG
- a CDS encoding MarR family transcriptional regulator: MARLFAKGLQRNIRQFGLAPAQFMTLLALWEEDGLTQRELSERLDVEQATMANTLTRMERDGLIERRTLPEDGRSQSIHLTRKAIGLQEAATDAAKSVNATALGNLTKEERTLFLDLASRIISALKERY; this comes from the coding sequence ATGGCCAGACTTTTCGCCAAAGGTCTTCAGCGGAACATCAGGCAATTCGGACTGGCGCCGGCCCAGTTCATGACCCTGCTCGCGCTTTGGGAAGAAGACGGGCTGACCCAACGTGAGCTCAGCGAGCGTCTCGATGTCGAGCAGGCGACGATGGCGAATACGCTCACAAGGATGGAACGGGACGGATTGATCGAGCGGCGGACGCTGCCGGAGGATGGGCGGTCGCAGTCGATCCATCTCACCCGCAAGGCGATCGGCCTCCAGGAGGCGGCGACGGATGCGGCGAAATCCGTCAACGCGACGGCGCTCGGCAATTTGACTAAGGAAGAGCGCACGCTCTTCCTCGATCTCGCCTCCAGGATCATCAGCGCCCTTAAAGAACGCTATTAG
- a CDS encoding aspartate aminotransferase family protein, translated as MSAAGVGHNSVIEGKAGMLRQREAEVFRRARPKSRAAIGKGAAGYLGGVPMHWMSDWPTPFPIVVESASGATIVDIDGNRLDDFCLGDTGSMFGHSPAPVARALRRQAGRGLTYMLPSEDALAVGKLLTATFGLPYWQIATTATDANRFALRVARAVTGRAKILVFNGCYHGAVDETMVRLADGRPVNRPGLAGEFRDLTRDTRIVEFNDLPALEKALAPGDVACVMTEPVLTNCCMVLPAPGFHYGLRRLTRDAGTLLLIDETHTVSTAVGGYTAKHGLAPDLFVLGKPVAGGVPASIWGMSAAVADRWEAYNRTKEPGYSGMGTTLSANPLQFATMRATLEEVMTEANYAHMERLAARLESGLRDAIENAGLPWHVVRVGARVEFICAPGPLRNGGEAEYAHQPALEAAIHVALVNRGVLIAPFHNMMLVSPATTARQVDRLVAAFAGVAGELAS; from the coding sequence ATGAGTGCAGCCGGCGTCGGGCATAACAGCGTCATCGAAGGCAAGGCCGGGATGCTGCGTCAACGGGAGGCTGAGGTCTTCCGTCGGGCGCGGCCGAAATCGAGGGCCGCGATCGGCAAAGGCGCCGCCGGTTATCTCGGCGGCGTGCCGATGCACTGGATGAGCGACTGGCCGACGCCCTTCCCCATCGTCGTGGAAAGCGCAAGCGGCGCGACGATCGTCGACATCGACGGCAACCGGCTGGACGATTTCTGCCTCGGCGACACCGGCTCGATGTTCGGCCACTCGCCTGCCCCGGTGGCGCGCGCGCTCCGCAGGCAGGCAGGGCGCGGCCTCACCTACATGCTGCCTTCCGAGGATGCGCTGGCAGTCGGAAAGCTGCTGACGGCGACATTCGGCCTGCCTTACTGGCAGATCGCGACGACGGCGACCGACGCCAACCGCTTCGCGCTCCGGGTTGCCCGCGCCGTGACCGGACGGGCAAAGATCCTCGTCTTCAACGGCTGCTATCACGGCGCGGTGGACGAGACGATGGTGCGGCTGGCGGATGGCAGGCCCGTCAACCGGCCCGGATTGGCCGGAGAGTTCCGCGATCTGACGCGGGACACGAGGATCGTGGAGTTCAACGACCTGCCGGCGCTGGAAAAGGCGCTCGCCCCCGGCGACGTCGCCTGCGTCATGACCGAGCCGGTATTGACGAACTGCTGCATGGTGCTGCCGGCCCCGGGCTTCCACTACGGCTTGCGCAGGCTAACGCGCGACGCAGGCACGCTGCTTTTGATCGACGAGACGCATACGGTCTCGACCGCGGTCGGCGGCTACACGGCGAAGCATGGCCTGGCGCCCGACCTTTTCGTCCTTGGCAAACCGGTGGCGGGCGGCGTGCCGGCGTCGATCTGGGGCATGAGCGCCGCTGTCGCCGATCGCTGGGAAGCCTACAATCGCACGAAAGAACCCGGCTATTCCGGCATGGGCACGACGCTTTCGGCCAACCCGCTGCAATTCGCGACGATGCGCGCGACGCTGGAAGAGGTGATGACCGAAGCAAACTACGCGCATATGGAGCGGCTGGCGGCCCGACTGGAATCCGGCCTGCGCGACGCCATCGAAAACGCCGGCCTGCCATGGCACGTCGTGCGGGTCGGCGCACGCGTCGAGTTCATCTGCGCGCCCGGGCCGCTCAGGAACGGCGGCGAGGCGGAGTACGCGCACCAGCCTGCGCTGGAGGCAGCGATTCATGTCGCGCTGGTCAATCGTGGCGTGCTGATCGCGCCCTTCCACAACATGATGCTTGTCTCGCCCGCGACGACGGCGCGTCAGGTCGACCGGCTGGTCGCCGCCTTCGCCGGTGTTGCGGGCGAACTCGCGTCATGA
- a CDS encoding glutamine synthetase family protein: MTSPSDSTPAEAKAFLDSHPEIEAFDIVLTDTNGVGRGKIVRRHELKGLYENGRHMPISILGLDITGEDVHETGLIWDSGDGDLRAWPLPGTLVPLHGTIPPRGQVLMGMYHLDGRPMTSDPRHALARQVEAFAGKGLHPAGAFELEFFLLANERDAEGRVQPARAVLDGRVSGKTEVYSVDHLHGMEPLFSDIYAAAEAQGIPAETVISEYAPGQYELTLNYRKDILRAADDLVMLKRLVRMQARRHGVTACFMAKPIEKYAGSGMHLHVSLLDDEGRNVFTEPQEGKWEPTMLHALGGLAATMAESMLVFAPHANSWRRFVSQSYAPVAPTWGVNNRSVALRVPAGDAKNRRIEHRPSGVDANPYLVATSVLAGIARGMDEKLDPGPETTGNGYEAADAQRGAMPADWRDAIEAAKASGFLKNALGADLHRTFCAIKESEYLRVARTVSELDYHLYLHEV; the protein is encoded by the coding sequence ATGACATCGCCATCGGACTCGACGCCCGCCGAAGCCAAAGCCTTTCTCGACTCCCATCCCGAGATCGAAGCTTTCGACATCGTGCTGACCGACACCAACGGCGTCGGGCGCGGCAAGATCGTGCGCAGGCATGAGCTGAAAGGCCTCTACGAGAACGGCCGGCACATGCCGATCTCCATCCTCGGCCTCGACATCACCGGCGAGGACGTCCACGAAACGGGCCTCATCTGGGATTCCGGCGACGGCGATCTGCGCGCATGGCCCCTGCCCGGCACGCTAGTGCCGCTCCACGGCACGATCCCGCCGCGCGGGCAGGTGTTGATGGGCATGTACCATCTCGACGGCAGGCCGATGACGTCGGACCCGCGCCATGCGCTGGCGCGGCAGGTCGAGGCTTTTGCCGGAAAGGGCCTGCATCCGGCCGGCGCCTTCGAGCTGGAGTTCTTCCTCCTCGCCAACGAGCGCGACGCGGAAGGCCGCGTGCAGCCGGCGCGCGCCGTGCTCGACGGCCGCGTCTCGGGCAAGACGGAGGTCTATTCGGTCGATCACCTGCATGGCATGGAGCCGCTGTTCTCCGACATCTATGCAGCGGCGGAGGCGCAGGGAATCCCGGCCGAGACGGTGATCTCCGAATACGCGCCCGGCCAGTACGAGCTGACGCTCAACTACCGCAAGGATATTTTGCGCGCGGCCGACGATCTCGTCATGCTGAAGCGGCTGGTCAGAATGCAGGCGCGACGGCATGGCGTCACCGCCTGCTTCATGGCCAAGCCCATCGAGAAATATGCCGGCTCCGGCATGCATCTGCATGTCTCGCTGCTTGACGACGAGGGCAGGAACGTCTTCACGGAGCCGCAGGAAGGCAAATGGGAACCCACGATGCTCCATGCTCTCGGCGGGCTCGCCGCGACCATGGCGGAATCGATGCTGGTCTTCGCGCCGCACGCCAATTCCTGGAGGCGCTTCGTCTCGCAGTCCTATGCGCCGGTCGCGCCGACATGGGGCGTCAACAACCGCTCGGTGGCGCTTCGGGTGCCCGCAGGCGACGCGAAAAACCGCCGCATCGAGCATCGCCCGTCGGGCGTTGACGCCAATCCCTATCTGGTTGCCACGTCGGTGCTCGCCGGCATCGCAAGGGGCATGGACGAGAAGCTCGATCCGGGGCCGGAGACCACCGGCAACGGCTATGAGGCGGCGGATGCGCAGCGCGGCGCGATGCCGGCCGACTGGCGCGACGCGATAGAGGCGGCGAAGGCGTCCGGATTCCTGAAAAACGCGCTCGGCGCCGACCTGCACAGGACGTTCTGCGCCATCAAGGAAAGCGAGTATCTGCGGGTCGCGCGCACGGTGAGCGAACTGGACTATCATCTTTATCTGCACGAGGTTTAG
- a CDS encoding Crp/Fnr family transcriptional regulator, protein MQNPLLLQLRLRDAISDEEAALLAASFSGERTYAADQDIVAQDARPGTSQMLLDGLAGRYKVLADGSRQITAVHVPGDFMDLHGFLLKKMAHGVVALTPCRLAIVEHATLKRLTETAPHLTRMLWLDTLIDGSIHREWIVAMGRRGAEARMAHFLCELYVRLRIVGRADELSFRLPLTQSEIADVLGMSVVHANRTIQRLRRDGAVKWEGDLVRIEDWDKLTELAEFDDTYLCLEKEPR, encoded by the coding sequence ATGCAGAATCCATTGCTGTTGCAGTTGCGCTTGCGCGACGCCATCTCCGACGAGGAAGCCGCGCTCCTGGCCGCCTCGTTCAGCGGCGAACGCACTTACGCCGCCGATCAGGACATCGTCGCGCAGGATGCGCGGCCGGGCACCAGCCAGATGCTGCTCGACGGGCTGGCGGGGCGCTACAAGGTGCTCGCCGACGGTTCGCGCCAGATCACCGCCGTGCATGTGCCCGGCGATTTCATGGACCTGCACGGCTTCCTGCTGAAGAAGATGGCGCACGGCGTCGTTGCGCTGACGCCCTGCCGGCTTGCGATCGTGGAGCACGCGACCCTGAAGCGCCTGACCGAGACCGCGCCGCATCTGACGCGCATGCTCTGGCTCGATACGCTGATCGACGGCTCGATCCATCGCGAGTGGATCGTCGCCATGGGGCGGCGCGGCGCCGAAGCGCGCATGGCGCACTTCCTGTGTGAGCTCTATGTGCGGCTGAGGATCGTCGGCCGGGCCGACGAACTGTCGTTCCGCCTGCCGCTGACACAGTCCGAAATCGCCGACGTGCTCGGCATGTCCGTGGTGCATGCCAACCGCACGATCCAGAGGCTGCGCCGCGACGGCGCGGTGAAATGGGAGGGCGATCTGGTCAGGATAGAAGACTGGGACAAGCTGACGGAGCTGGCGGAGTTCGACGACACTTATCTCTGCCTCGAAAAAGAGCCTCGCTGA
- a CDS encoding HNH endonuclease has product MTVHVSPEALPALVLNADYRPLSYYPLSLWSWQDAIKAVFLDRVNIVAEYEQSVSSPSFQMRLPSVVCLKSYVKPSRHPAFTRFNVFLRDRFQCQYCGTHEDLTFDHVIPRRCGGATTWDNVVAACSPCNLRKGGLLPAQAKMWPLQKPYQPTVQDLHNNGRLFPPNYLHESWMDYLYWDVELEP; this is encoded by the coding sequence GTGACGGTTCATGTATCGCCAGAGGCTCTGCCGGCACTGGTGCTGAACGCCGACTACCGGCCGCTCAGCTACTATCCGCTGTCGCTCTGGTCCTGGCAGGATGCGATCAAGGCCGTGTTCCTCGACCGGGTGAACATCGTCGCCGAATACGAGCAGTCGGTGTCCTCGCCGTCCTTCCAGATGCGGCTGCCGTCGGTGGTCTGCCTCAAGAGCTATGTCAAGCCGTCGCGCCATCCGGCCTTCACGCGCTTCAACGTCTTCCTGCGCGACCGCTTCCAGTGCCAGTATTGCGGCACGCATGAGGATTTGACGTTCGACCACGTCATTCCGCGCCGCTGCGGCGGCGCCACGACCTGGGACAATGTGGTGGCCGCCTGTTCGCCCTGCAATCTCCGCAAGGGGGGACTGCTGCCGGCCCAGGCGAAGATGTGGCCGTTGCAGAAGCCATACCAGCCCACCGTGCAGGATCTGCACAACAACGGCCGACTCTTCCCGCCGAACTACCTCCACGAAAGCTGGATGGACTATCTCTACTGGGACGTGGAACTGGAGCCGTAA
- a CDS encoding DNA-3-methyladenine glycosylase — MRRILTLDDISQGLEALIRLDPRLSAVIERAGTVPLRLSEPGFASLVAIIVSQQVSRASADAILGRFIRLLDPLTPRAVLDAPEDVFREAGLSRPKQRTVLALAQAVEEGLDLVALAGLDGEIAMRALTAVSGIGPWTAEVYLLFAAGHPDIFPAKDVALQSAVGHALGIDPRPGDKALAALAESWSPWRGVASRLFWAYYRKMRGKDATPPSGLPENQRES; from the coding sequence ATGCGTAGAATTTTGACGCTGGATGATATTTCTCAAGGCCTCGAAGCCCTGATACGTCTTGATCCCCGGCTCTCCGCCGTGATCGAGCGGGCAGGGACCGTTCCCTTGCGCCTCTCCGAGCCCGGTTTTGCCAGCCTCGTCGCCATCATCGTCTCGCAGCAGGTGTCGCGCGCCAGCGCCGACGCCATCCTCGGACGTTTCATCCGCCTCCTCGATCCGCTGACGCCGCGCGCCGTGCTCGATGCGCCCGAAGACGTGTTCCGGGAGGCCGGCCTGTCGCGTCCCAAGCAACGGACGGTGCTGGCGCTGGCGCAAGCGGTGGAGGAGGGCCTCGACCTCGTCGCGCTCGCCGGCCTGGACGGCGAGATAGCCATGCGGGCGCTCACGGCAGTGTCGGGGATCGGTCCCTGGACAGCAGAAGTCTACCTGCTTTTCGCAGCCGGCCATCCGGATATTTTCCCGGCAAAGGACGTGGCGCTGCAAAGCGCCGTCGGCCACGCGCTGGGCATCGACCCGCGTCCCGGCGACAAGGCGCTCGCCGCGCTGGCCGAATCATGGTCGCCTTGGCGGGGCGTCGCTTCGCGCCTGTTCTGGGCCTATTACCGCAAAATGCGCGGCAAGGATGCCACACCACCGTCGGGACTGCCTGAAAATCAACGCGAATCCTGA
- the gluQRS gene encoding tRNA glutamyl-Q(34) synthetase GluQRS, translated as MTRPVFRFAPSPNGALHLGHALSALLNAEMARATDGRFLLRIEDIDVARCTPEFEAAIHDDLRWLGLAWEEPVRRQSEHFTEYDAVLQKLIRAGLVYPGFMSRGDIRAHISEAGDHGKSWPRDPDGVPHYPPVDRNLSQRERRKRMDSGAPFAWRLDVNAALARIGQPLTWTEYADEELTRSSLVEARPQDWGDIVIARKDVPTSYHLAVVLDDADQRITHVVRGRDLYHATAIQRLLQELLGLTEPVYFHHRLVLGEDGRKLSKSAKDTGLRELRENGRTPDDIRRLVGLEPLHADA; from the coding sequence GTGACACGACCCGTCTTCCGCTTCGCGCCAAGTCCCAACGGCGCCCTCCACCTCGGCCACGCCCTTTCCGCGCTGCTGAATGCCGAGATGGCGCGGGCGACTGACGGGCGCTTCCTGCTGCGTATCGAGGACATCGATGTGGCGCGCTGCACGCCGGAATTCGAGGCCGCCATCCATGACGATCTGCGCTGGCTGGGGCTTGCCTGGGAGGAGCCGGTGCGCCGGCAGTCCGAACACTTCACCGAATACGACGCGGTGCTGCAGAAGCTCATCAGGGCGGGGCTGGTCTATCCCGGCTTCATGAGTCGCGGCGACATCCGCGCCCATATTTCGGAAGCCGGCGATCACGGAAAAAGCTGGCCGCGCGATCCCGACGGCGTGCCCCACTATCCACCGGTCGACCGGAACCTGTCTCAGCGGGAGCGCCGGAAACGCATGGACAGCGGCGCGCCCTTCGCCTGGCGGCTCGACGTAAACGCCGCGCTCGCCCGGATCGGCCAGCCGCTGACCTGGACAGAATATGCCGACGAGGAACTGACCCGTTCAAGCCTGGTGGAGGCGCGTCCGCAGGACTGGGGCGACATCGTCATCGCGCGCAAGGACGTGCCCACCAGCTACCATCTCGCCGTGGTGCTCGACGACGCCGACCAGCGGATCACCCATGTCGTGCGCGGCCGCGACCTCTATCATGCCACCGCCATTCAGCGGCTCTTGCAGGAACTGCTCGGACTGACCGAACCGGTCTATTTCCATCACCGGCTGGTGCTGGGCGAGGACGGGCGAAAGCTCTCCAAGAGCGCGAAGGACACCGGCCTGCGGGAATTGCGCGAAAACGGCAGGACGCCCGACGACATACGCCGTCTCGTCGGCCTCGAACCCCTGCACGCCGACGCCTGA